In Nocardioides sp. JQ2195, a genomic segment contains:
- a CDS encoding SHOCT domain-containing protein, with protein MLNALVLSADRWDGDGPAFWPIFPLVWFLMIVTFAYLVIRWGRRSRAECGIRSGQARLAERFAAGEIEEEEYRARLAVLNEK; from the coding sequence ATGTTGAACGCACTCGTCCTGTCCGCCGACCGCTGGGACGGCGACGGCCCGGCCTTCTGGCCGATCTTCCCGCTCGTCTGGTTCCTGATGATCGTCACCTTCGCCTACCTGGTGATCCGCTGGGGTCGCCGCAGTCGCGCCGAGTGCGGGATCCGCTCCGGGCAGGCCCGGCTCGCCGAGCGCTTCGCCGCCGGCGAGATCGAGGAGGAGGAGTACCGCGCCCGACTGGCCGTGTTGAACGAGAAGTGA
- a CDS encoding methionine/alanine import family NSS transporter small subunit has product MSSTAIIMMLVAMLVIWGGLGLAVMNLMRSTPPTPDEIRRDL; this is encoded by the coding sequence GTGAGTTCGACAGCGATCATCATGATGCTCGTGGCCATGCTCGTCATCTGGGGAGGCCTCGGCCTCGCCGTGATGAACCTGATGCGCTCGACGCCACCGACCCCCGACGAGATCCGGCGCGACCTCTGA